In one Fusarium falciforme chromosome 5, complete sequence genomic region, the following are encoded:
- a CDS encoding YCII domain-containing protein: protein MASRLRISPSSLSRFRVTPRLTTIRTMQSVSVPPGKYEFLVVVPDKPGVREKRLEVRHIHFSNMQPNVENGSWKTGGALLNSVPKDDSPDSLDFMGSTLVCVAKSVEEVREQLSKDIYATSGVWDMDKIQIYPFRAAFRQP, encoded by the exons ATGGCATCACGTCTTCGAATCTCGCCAAGTTCCCTTTCTCGATTTAGAGTCACCCCTCGTCTTACTACTATTCGCACAATGCAGTCCGTCTCGGTGCCCCCCGGCAAGTACgagttcctcgtcgtcgtcccggACAAGCCTGGCGTTCGCGAGAAGAGGCTCGAAGTTAGACA TATTCATTTCAGCAACATGCAGCCCAATGTTGAGAATGGGAGCTGGAAGACGGGAG GTGCTCTTCTGAACAGTGTCCCCAAGGATGACAGCCCTGACAGCCTCGACTTCATGGGCAGCACCCTCGTCTGCGTGGCCAAGTCGGTCGAAGAGGTGCGCGAGCAGTTGAGCAAGGACATCTATGCTACCTCTGGCGTATGGGACATGGACAAG ATCCAGATCTATCCCTTCCGTGCTGCCTTTAGACAGCCGTAA